The Montipora foliosa isolate CH-2021 chromosome 1, ASM3666993v2, whole genome shotgun sequence genome has a window encoding:
- the LOC137994520 gene encoding trace amine-associated receptor 13c-like, whose translation MAKNCSKGNPSPTEQVTFLSIQVVVIIICLCGNSLLIRAFLKFSILRTASNVIVMSLCVADILIPVSLILHMMKGALKKHGSNDEIKLTICKASTSSSFFLTSVIIFHLVLISVDRFVAIKFSLRYHSILTHRRALIASIAMWLWAALITLVFPQILKAIHDGAAFERLMRAFHPCQRASNQRPKGSQAYAIFMITQLVIPLVIILCSYSYIYIVSFKHRNHIAAQNDSSRILILKQELKGARVLAITVSLCLLSILPLLIFTCLRTFGKRRDNCDDPKIPGIKRIAYIVAMSMNAICNPLIYGLGNQQVRRALRRMFKGA comes from the coding sequence ATGGCGAAAAATTGTTCGAAAGGAAATCCAAGCCCAACCGAGCAGGTGACATTTTTGAGCATCCAAGTCGTCGTGATCATCATTTGCCTCTGTGGAAACTCTCTCCTGATCagagcgtttttgaaattttccatCCTGCGAACCGCCTCAAACGTGATAGTGATGAGTTTGTGCGTTGCTGATATTTTAATACCTGTCTCACTCATTCTCCACATGATGAAAGGTGCGCTTAAAAAACATGGATCTAACGACGAAATCAAGCTTACAATTTGCAaggcaagcacctcaagtagcttCTTTTTGACCTCGGTCATCATTTTTCATCTGGTGTTGATCAGCGTGGATCGTTTCGTGGCAATCAAGTTCTCTCTGCGGTACCACTCTATTTTGACCCATCGCCGAGCGCTGATTGCTTCTATTGCGATGTGGTTGTGGGCTGCCCTGATAACTTTGGTCTTTCCGCAAATCCTCAAAGCAATCCATGACGGTGCCGCCTTCGAAAGATTAATGCGTGCTTTCCATCCATGCCAAAGAGCCTCGAACCAGAGGCCCAAAGGAAGCCAAGCGTACGCAATCTTCATGATAACACAACTAGTAATCCCTTTGGTGATCATTCTATGCTCGTACAGCTACATCTATATAGTGTCTTTCAAACACCGAAACCACATCGCAGCACAGAACGACTCGTCAAGAATTTTAATCCTAAAGCAGGAACTAAAAGGGGCTCGTGTCCTCGCCATTACTGTTTCACTTTGCCTTCTGAGTATCTTGCCATTATTAATATTTACGTGCCTCCGTACCTTTGGCAAACGTCGTGACAATTGCGATGACCCCAAAATACCAGGAATTAAAAGGATCGCTTACATCGTAGCGATGAGTATGAACGCCATCTGCAATCCACTTATCTACGGCTTGGGAAACCAGCAAGTTAGGCGAGCTCTACGACGAATGTTCAAGGGCGCTTAA
- the LOC138011692 gene encoding uncharacterized protein, producing the protein MNIDKNRKIRDAHRTFVYKTVGNVEKILTEHVEDLTSFREKLTALKALLIEKLETTKKLDETILELTKPKELEKEIEDSGEFCEHVYSILAKIDLSLEKGKHGEHTQAHATNQENSSTRNTESAKVKLPKLELKSFSGNYQEWPGFWDTFQSAVDGNTGISAIEKFTYLKSCVTRNAESAIAGLPLTADNYKVAIDILKDRFGKPQLLISNYMDALLKLPSVNSVHETKRLRELFDKIEINIRGLNALGVESQSFGNLLVPVVMEKIPSELRLVVSRKFGSEESWNLDALLSALKTELEARERCTAMKTSGANANTPRFEQYRARSKQPHSASALYTGSEEFTQQCVFCKKNHKSINCMTITEPKARRTILRRNGKCFVCLKGGHISTNCPSKAKCFNCEGRHHVTICERIRNIPTSRNVVRDEETPHGSGSSQDRSREAGTSAMHVSNNANSVLLQVAQAFVCRPDNRQLGLNAHVIFDSCSQRSYITSKACEQLNLPTIGKETLLIKTFGDNSASVKECDVVQLCVRTLDEMNVYITSYVVPVICSPVSNQRSRTTLECYPYLQGLQLACDTSDSVRVDVLIGADYYWSFFTGNIIKGDPYGPVALETNLGWVLSGPTMCSTLTRSCTVNLSSTHVLKIESTEISDMKDDLQKFWDLETLGIKEHETSVYDKFSNDITFTGKRYQVKLPFKDNHPMLPDNYTVALRRLTTTIKKLKNQPEILKQYDGVIREQLHSGVVEMVPQDQTPPPGDVHYLPHRTVVRLDRDTTKVRVVYDASSKVFGPSLNDCLHTGPSLNPLLFDILLRFRVHEVALTADIEKAFLNIEIDPEHRDFVRFLWVEDPNKESPEVMVLRFARVVFGVNSSPFILNATIRHHLNTCLPVDSALARELLKSLYVNDYVSGNGDVDSAFKLAKKIKLCLKSGGFNMRKWSSNSESLLKSLEQDEAFSDDFEKSNGPRVEEEDESFSKSVFKQSTEKEQKVLGMLWNPTQDELIYDLNKTLGDVDAQPATRRLILSTATRFFDPLGLIAPVILPFKMMFQKLCKAGKDWDELVDAELNHQWLATLSDLRQAGRVSFKRCYAKGLNGDKVNSVQLHCFADASEKAYGAVVYMRVEYEARVECQIVSSKTRVAPLAKQTIPRLELLSNLTATRLLNSVSQALDDVKIDDIFNWTDSMISLWWITNTDKEYKQFVENRVAEIRRNSRPEQWRYCPTADNPADIASRGIKSTELKESSLWLHGPDFLSKSSEQWPVQPTVVQAREDLSELKSFKPAVSSLVTTCVQGKEEEPSLANLINLENFSSLTKLLRVTVLVVLFIEKLKKTRSREGTEEDFTKLYRQAEMMWIRHVQQEIPKSDKYPQMKSSLGLYRDEEGILRCRGRIGMSSLPYDTRFPILLPRSQYFTKLVILKCHVQMMHNGVAETLVQVRSRYWIVKGRQTVKSIINKCVLCKKLEGRPYGTPPTSQLPGFRLSDEFAFTSIGVDFSGPVYVKDIYHKSDDMNKAYIVLYTCASSRAVHLDVVPRLTTEAFVRSFKRFIARRGVPNLVVSDNGSTFKSEELKKLLADHRIEWKFNVALAPWWGGFFERLVRSTKRCLKKTLGTARVSYEELLSVVVEIEGILNSRPLTYVDDELRSPLTPSQLVIGRRLLSKEEKTPSEAPQTRSELSRRAKYLTTVLSQFWRRWRKEYLTELRVHHNCQLKNRQPTVNVGDVVCIHKDRTPRLFWNMGVVKALITGPDGFHRASVVRTRSGDRVIDVTRPLKKLFPVETGLGVHERQKGNTDFPITFVGNAEQEHVAEH; encoded by the coding sequence ATGAATATCGACAAGAACAGGAAAATACGAGATGCACACAGGACCTTTGTGTACAAAACAGTGGGGAATGTGGAGAAAATTTTGACAGAACACGTGGAAGATTTAACGTCGTTCAGGGAAAAGTTAACGGCTCTGAAAGCCTTGTTGATCGAAAAATTGGAAACGACCAAAAAGCTGGATGAAACAATATTAGAGCTCACCAAACCAAAGGAACTGGAGAAAGAAATAGAAGATTCTGGTGAGTTTTGTGAGCACGTTTACAGTATTTTAGCGAAAATCGATTTGAGTTTGGAGAAAGGGAAACATGGCGAACACACACAGGCCCATGCGACAAATCAGGAAAATAGTAGTACCAGAAATACCGAAAGCGCAAAAGTGAAACTACCTAAACTCGAACTCAAATCATTTTCGGGAAATTATCAAGAATGGCCGGGTTTCTGGGACACATTTCAATCTGCTGTCGATGGAAATACTGGCATCTCGGCCATTGAAAAATTCACCTATCTGAAGAGTTGTGTGACACGAAATGCTGAATCCGCAATTGCTGGACTGCCTCTGACCGCAGACAATTATAAAGTAGCCATTGACATTCTTAAGGACCGATTTGGTAAACCGCAGTTGCTGATATCAAATTATATGGATGCCTTATTGAAACTTCCATCTGtcaattcagtgcatgaaacaaAGAGATTACGTGAATTGTTTGACAAGATTGAAATCAACATTCGAGGTTTGAATGCGTTAGGAGTTGAATCACAGTCCTTTGGGAATTTATTGGTCCCAGTCGTGATGGAAAAAATCCCCTCAGAATTACGATTGGTTGTAAGCCGTAAGTTTGGCAGTGAGGAATCATGGAATCTTGATGCCTTGTTGAGTGCACTGAAAACTGAGTTGGAAGCCAGGGAAAGATGTACTGCAATGAAAACAAGTGGTGCAAATGCCAATACACCCAGGTTTGAACAGTACAGAGCAAGAAGCAAACAACCCCATTCTGCTTCTGCCCTTTATACAGGCAGTGAGGAATTTACTCAACAATGTGTTTTTTGCAAGAAGAATCACAAATCCATTAACTGCATGACCATCACTGAACCGAAAGCTAGGAGAACAATACTGAGACGAAATGGCAAGTGTTTTGTGTGCCTGAAGGGTGGCCATATCTCCACAAATTGTCCGTCAAAGGCAAAATGCTTTAACTGTGAAGGTAGACACCATGTAACCATTTGTGAAAGAATAAGGAACATTCCAACATCCAGGAATGTAGTTCGTGACGAGGAAACACCACATGGATCTGGATCATCTCAAGATAGGAGCAGAGAAGCTGGAACTTCAGCAATGCACGTTAGCAACAATGCCAACTCTGTGTTGTTACAGGTAGCCCAAGCCTTTGTTTGCAGACCAGATAACCGACAACTTGGATTGAATGCCCATGTGATATTTGATTCCTGTAGCCAGAGATCATACATAACCAGTAAGGCATGTGAACAATTGAACCTACCAACCATTGGTAAGGAGACACTTTTGATCAAAACATTTGGAGATAACTCAGCCTCTGTGAAGGAATGTGATGTTGTGCAATTGTGTGTCAGAACATTGGATGAAATGAATGTGTATATTACCTCATATGTTGTACCAGTAATTTGCAGCCCAGTGTCCAATCAACGGTCTCGAACCACGTTGGAATGCTACCCCTACTTGCAGGGTCTACAACTTGCATGTGATACAAGTGATTCTGTCAGAGTTGATGTGCTGATAGGAGCAGATTATTACTGGTCGTTCTTTACTGGGAACATCATTAAAGGAGATCCCTATGGACCAGTAGCCCTTGAAACCAATTTAGGTTGGGTTTTATCAGGACCAACTATGTGCTCAACATTGACAAGGTCGTGCACTGTGAATCTGAGTTCCACGCATGTGTTAAAGATAGAGTCCACAGAGATAAGTGATATGAAGGATGAtctgcagaaattttgggacTTAGAAACTTTGGGCATTAAGGAACATGAAACTTCAGTttatgacaagttttcaaatgacatcaCATTTACTGGAAAGAGATACCAGGTCAAGTTACCATTCAAGGATAATCACCCCATGTTACCAGACAATTATACAGTGGCATTGCGTAGACTGACAACAACAATCAAGAAGCTCAAGAACCAACCAGAAATTCTGAAGCAGTATGATGGTGTGATTAGAGAGCAACTGCACAGTGGTGTGGTTGAAATGGTACCACAAGATCAAACACCACCGCCTGGAGATGTCCACTATCTTCCACACAGGACAgtagtgagacttgacagagaTACAACTAAGGTGAGAGTTGTATACGATGCCTCATCTAAAGTGTTTGGGCCTAGTTTAAATGACTGTCTGCACACTGGACCTTCTCTTAATCCCTTGTTATTTGACATTTTGCTGAGGTTCAGAGTTCATGAAGTTGCCCTAACTGCAGACATTGAGAAGGCGTTTTTGAACATTGAGATTGATCCTGAACACAGGGACTTTGTGAGATTTTTATGGGTTGAAGATCCGAATAAGGAAAGTCCAGAAGTCATGGTACTACGTTTTGCACGTGTGGTATTTGGTGTAAACTCAAGTCCTTTCATTCTAAATGCCACAATCAGACACCATTTGAACACATGTTTGCCAGTGGACAGTGCACTTGCAAGAGAGCTGTTGAAGTCTTTATATGTTAATGACTATGTGTCTGGAAATGGTGACGTGGATAGTGCGTTCAAATTGGCTAAGAAGATAAAGCTCTGTCTTAAGTCAGGAGGCTTCAATATGAGAAAGTGGAGTAGCAATTCAGAAAGTCTGCTGAAATCACTGGAACAAGATGAAGCTTTCAGTGATGACTTTGAAAAGAGCAATGGACCTagagtagaagaagaagacgaaagcTTCTCTAAATCAGTTTTCAAGCAAAGTACAGAAAAGGAGCAAAAGGTTTTGGGAATGCTTTGGAACCCAACCCAAGATGAACTGATTTATGATCTGAACAAGACATTGGGAGATGTAGATGCCCAACCAGCAACAAGAAGATTGATTCTCAGTACAGCTACAAGGTTTTTTGACCCCTTGGGGTTGATAGCTCCGGTCATTCTTCCATTCAAGATGATGTTTCAGAAACTTTGCAAGGCTGGaaaagactgggacgagttgGTCGATGCTGAACTCAATCACCAGTGGCTGGCGACTCTATCGGATTTGAGACAGGCTGGAAGAGTGAGCTTTAAGAGATGTTATGCTAAGGGATTGAATGGAGACAAGGTCAATTCAGTCCAACTTCACTGTTTTGCTGACGCATCGGAAAAGGCTTATGGAGCTGTGGTCTACATGAGAGTAGAGTATGAGGCGAGGGTGGAATGTCAGATAGTATCTTCGAAGACAAGAGTTGCACCATTAGCTAAACAAACTATCCCTCGTCTGGAGTTGCTGTCCAACTTAACTGCGACCAGATTGTTGAACAGCGTGAGTCAAGCATTAGACGACGTAAAAATTGACGATATTTTTAACTGGACAGATTCCATGATTTCGCTGTGGTGGATCACAAACACTGATAAGGAGTACAAGCAGTTTGTCGAGAACCGAGTGGCCGAAATTCGAAGGAATTCACGCCCTGAGCAGTGGAGGTACTGTCCCACAGCAGACAATCCAGCTGATATAGCGTCCAGAGGAATCAAGTCTACCGAGTTGAAAGAAAGCAGCTTGTGGTTACATGGACCCGACTTCCTGTCTAAGAGTAGTGAACAGTGGCCAGTTCAACCGACAGTTGTACAAGCCAGAGAAGATTTAAGCGAACTGAAATCCTTTAAACCAGCTGTTTCCAGCTTAGTCACCACGTGCGTTCAAGGGAAGGAAGAAGAACCGAGTCTAGCTAACTTAATCAATCTTGAGAACTTTAGTTCTTTAACCAAGCTTCTAAGAGTGACTGTGTTGGTTGTGttgtttattgagaaattgAAGAAGACGAGGTCCCGAGAAGGAACGGAAGAAGATTTCACGAAATTGTACAGACAAGCAGAGATGATGTGGATTAGGCACGTTCAGCAAGAGATCCCAAAAAGCGACAAGTATCCACAGATGAAGTCATCATTAGGACTTTATCGAGACGAAGAAGGGATACTACGATGTCGAGGAAGAATAGGCATGTCTTCCCTACCGTACGATACACGATTTCCGATACTGTTGCCGAGAAGTCAATATTTCACTAAGTTGGTGATTCTCAAGTGCCATGTTCAAATGATGCACAATGGAGTGGCAGAGACCTTGGTTCAAGTTAGGTCACGGTATTGGATTGTGAAGGGCAGACAAACGGTGAAGAGTATAATCAACAAGTGTGTACtgtgcaagaaacttgaaggtcGTCCATATGGAACGCCGCCTACCTCTCAACTTCCAGGGTTCAGATTGTCCGACGAATTTGCATTTACAAGTATAGGAGTTGACTTTTCGGGCCCTGTTTATGTCAAGGACATTTATCACAAGAGTGATGATATGAACAAGGCATACATCGTGTTATACACATGTGCCTCCAGTCGTGCAGTTCATCTTGACGTCGTCCCGAGGTTGACAACCGAAGCTTTCGTGAGAAGTTTTAAAAGGTTCATTGCCAGACGAGGTGTTCCAAATCTTGTAGTGTCAGATAATGGATCCACTTTCAAGAGTGAAGAGCTGAAGAAGTTGCTAGCAGACCACCGCATAGAATGGAAATTTAATGTCGCGTTAGCTCCTTGGTGGGGAGGATTTTTTGAACGTCTCGTTAGATCAACTAAACGCTGTCTCAAGAAAACCTTAGGAACCGCGAGAGTCAGCTATGAAGAATTGCTCTCTGTTGTTGTGGAAATAGAGGGAATACTGAATTCACGACCTCTCACGTACGTGGATGATGAATTACGAAGTCCGTTGACGCCGTCACAATTGGTTATTGGTCGTCGCCTGTTGagtaaagaagagaaaactcccTCGGAAGCGCCTCAGACCAGAAGTGAATTGTCAAGACGTGCGAAGTATCTGACAACTGTTCTGTCGCAGTTTTGGAGACGTTGGCGGAAGGAGTACTTGACAGAGTTACGTGTCCATCATAATTGCCAACTGAAAAACAGGCAACCAACTGTCAATGTAGGAGACGTTGTTTGCATTCACAAGGACAGGACGCCGAgactattttggaatatgggaGTGGTCAAAGCCCTCATTACAGGACCAGATGGATTTCACCGAGCATCAGTGGTGAGAACTCGAAGTGGAGATCGAGTAATCGACGTGACAAGACCTTTAAAGAAGTTGTTTCCTGTAGAAACTGGATTAGGAGTACATGAACGTCAGAAAGGGAACACTGATTTTCCAATTACCTTTGTGGGAAACGCTGAACAAGAACACGTGGCTGAACATTAA
- the LOC138011696 gene encoding alpha-1B adrenergic receptor-like, with the protein MKGNCTGPDWEDQQIAFTSIASAFIIASACGNSMLLRAFWKFSNLRTASNMIVMSLCVADSLIPISFILQIISTEIKHRSNNGRIHSRNFCKASGLFSLFLTTVIILHLALISVDRFIAVRFSLRYHAILTNRRTLIASIAMWLWAALVTLVFPQAIWLRNNDNEALRKLVPAFYPCLKLCIRSGEKERKLTPLPSETTEAYTIFFLLTILVNKKDKKTDAKGLLLQIPIQELKGAVILAIIAALCLLSFLPLLLFISLRIACALPDDPQKKGDYCSYSKPMKQIKMYAYIFALGLNAICNPLVYGLGNQQLRSAIRRLLKRTSVISPA; encoded by the exons ATGAAAGGGAATTGCACCGGACCAGATTGGGAAGACCAACAGATCGCATTCACAAGCATCGCATCCGCCTTCATTATCGCAAGTGCCTGTGGGAACTCAATGCTTCTCAGGgctttttggaaattttccaacctGCGAACTGCTTCTAACATGATTGTGATGAGCTTGTGCGTTGCTGATAGTTTGATACCTATCTCCTTTATTCTCCAAATTATCTCCACAGAGATAAAACATAGATCCAACAACGGCCGGATTCATTCTCGCAACTTTTGCAAAGCAAGCGGGTTGTTCAGCTTATTTTTGACCACGGTCATCATTCTTCATCTGGCGTTGATCAGCGTGGATCGTTTCATCGCCGTCAGGTTCTCTTTGCGCTACCACGCTATACTGACCAATCGCCGAACGCTGATCGCTTCCATTGCAATGTGGCTGTGGGCTGCCCTTGTAACTTTGGTCTTTCCGCAAGCTATTTGGTTAAGAAACAACGACAACGAAGCCCTTCGAAAGCTTGTTCCCGCTTTTTATCCATGCCTAAAACTTTGCATTAGATCAGGGGAAAAAGAGCGAAAACTCACCCCGTTGCCGTCGGAGACGACGGAAGCGTATacgattttctttttgcttaCAATTTTGG TaaacaagaaagacaaaaaaacagatGCTAAAGGTCTCCTTCTTCAAATCCCAATACAAGAACTGAAAGGGGCTGTCATCCTGGCCATTATTGCCGCACTTTGTCTTCTGAGTTTCCTCCCACTACTCTTATTTATCAGCCTCCGTATTGCCTGTGCGCTCCCAGATGATCCTCAGAAAAAGGGGGATTACTGTAGCTATAGCAAGCCCATGAAGCAAATTAAGATGTACGCATACATCTTCGCGTTGGGTTTGAACGCCATTTGCAATCCTCTTGTCTACGGCTTGGGAAACCAACAGCTCAGAAGCGCTATTCGAAGACTGCTTAAACGCACTTCAGTAATCAGCCCTGCATGA